Genomic DNA from Solanum dulcamara chromosome 4, daSolDulc1.2, whole genome shotgun sequence:
tggctttcgatcaaattttttatgaaatctTTATGGGACACTCCATAAGTACCTGGGGGATCAGTACATGTAACCTCGGTACGATCCACTgcacattcatagcatttagggctgcacaagcggaattaggcgattttttcatttttcgtgtgtgttagcccattaatatttttgtgaactggcttccgatcaattttttttcgaaACATTTATGGTACCCTCCGTAATTACTTGgaggatcagtacgtgtagcctcgacaCGCTCCACGGCACATTCtaagcatttaggggtcacacGAGCAGAATTAGaccattttctcatttttcctgtgtgttagccaatgaatattttggtgaactagttttcgatcaatttttttcgaAATCTTTATGagaccctccgtaagtatcgaggggatcagtacgtgtaaTCTCGCCACGATCCACggcacattcatagcatttaggaccgcacaagtgaaattaggcaattttctcatttttcgtttgtatcacataAACTGAAACGGAAAAATCATAAGGCCACTTTTAGTATGATTTATTCGGCAGTACGGGGCTTTGCATCTATTCGATCAAATAAGTAAACAAAATGTGTCTAGTGGACAATTTCacaatagtttggtccaaaaatcaAGCTTTGGTTTCCCATATTAGATCTAGTTGCACTTCCTACCTAtcttttacaacaacaacaaaaaataagtGACCAAAGTCGGAGTACACAAATATACAAACTTTACTATAGTCTATAATGTTGTTTACTCACACCTGATAGATCGATAAATGTGACGAACAAAGAGCAACGATGCGCGGAATCCAATAGTCCCGAGCATGAGGAAGAAACCGTAGCATATGCAAGCCATGTACCCGAAGAAAAACGAGGTTTGCATGAATTCAGACACTCCCGATCTCGCGTAGTAGTACAAGCAGTAAGTATAGATAAATATGCCAGTTGATCCCCCACAGAGAAATGACCTGCAACAAAATATAGGCACATGAATGAAAGATCTACAAGAAAAAAAGCTTTTAGCAAGGGAAAATTCAGTCGTTAATTTAAAAGTCCCATAACGactggggggggggggggaggggggatcATCTTAAGATAAAGTCTGAAAAATGAACTTTGTTCGTTTGTAGCTGCAAGCTATATACTGCTCGAACTTTCCAAAATGTTGCACCCATGTCTGATCCTCAAAAAATATACTACTTCTGAAGGATCTAACATGCACCTgtcgacatttttgaagagtacGAGCAACATTCTTATGCAAGATGCTTCATAACAACTAAGAAAGCTAGCAATCAAGAGAAGTAACATGGAACTATAGACAACTAAGCTAAGCCTAAAATATGAAACatgaacaaaaagaaagaagatttAATTCAAACCTCCACCACCATTTATGATCTTCTGCAGCGAGTTGGAAATAAGTCGATGCAACAGTGACAAACGCGGTTACTATCAGCAGAAGAATGAAGACTATAAACAACATGCTGTAAATTGTGTAGATTTTTTGACCCCATACACTTTCAAATATGTAGTAGAGCTCGATGTAGATGGCACTAAACGGTAAAAACCCTGTCATCGCCATCTGAGGGATGGTACTACGGTACCAAGGGAGTACAGGAATTTCTCTCGGATACTTTGTGGTTCGACATGGAGAGTGGAAACCTGTTCTGCTATTTTTGCCAGCAATTCCGCCTAATACGAGCAGTGGAGATGTAACTAATATCCACATAAGTACTATTAACACAATTGTGCCAGATGGTAGAGCAACAGTAGAACTATAACTAACTGCAACAGAATTGAGGAAGCAGAACGTTAACACAAGAGGGCCACAGAAGAGACATCCGGTCCAGACCAGATTCTTTACCTGTTAAAGGCAGAGTAATCAAAAGTAAAAAGTCCAAAAAAACACCAAAGTCTGTTGGAGCTGTAAGCGCAAAGCACAATTAGAGGACTTTAGCAAAGAAAAGTGCCAAGTGTAATGCAAGAAAACGTAACTAATAACACAAACAACACTTATTTGCACAAAAGAACGGTTATGATGGTTTGCCCTTAAAGACAGAACAGGATCACCTACGGGTGAAGGTAGACACGCCTTAGCACCTTAACATGTACACGAAGCACACGGAAGACGAAGTGCATCACCTGGGATTCACTAAGCTTCAGGGCTTAAGCAGACTTTGAATGAGCCTTTAACAACATTACTATATATCCTCTTTGTTGCATCTAAGGACTCTAACTATTCTTATGATAAGAAGTCATTGCTCAGTACTTCGTGGCTAAATTGGATTGACCTTCTCCGGTCAGAGAcagattcaagatttgaatcttATGGGTTCTGGATTCTAATCTTTTCAAGTTAGGTGTGACTAAACTCGCCGATCAGGCGTAAACTGATGAAAATAAGATTCATATGATGATCAGGTTCGTTTGCGCTGCGCGTTCCCTCTGGACTGGACACATGTTAGCTGTAGGAAGTATGGTTCCGAAAGTGACTTCGGTTCGCCAGTGACCTGCGGGAACTCACTCTCCTGCGCTAGTTAATCAGATGCCATCTGAGTCGCCGGCTACTAAGGACCGAGTGAAGAATGAAAAACGACCGCTAAAGTAGGATTCTACATTAATAATCTATACATATTCATATGGATTTTCAAGACAAATACAGAATTTGAACCAAAGTTACTAGGGTCTGCTAAAACTGTAGTCAACATGCTAGGTTCGCCTCAACTGTGGATTTGAACCTTGTTGTTTTGTGCTCTCTTAAGAGCAAGTAGTTTGTGCTTAATCAGCTACGATAACGAAAAGGCATAATACATCTAAGGTTACATTATAGTTATAGCTCGAACGAGATAACAAGTTTACTGTCTAGATGACAATGTCTCGGCAACTATTGGAACATTACAGCACTTACCCAATTAGTTCCTTCAAGCTGGCAATAGAAAGAGGTTGAAGTGTATCCAGCAACGCCAGAAGTGAGTGCATATATAACCAGCAGGGCAGTGAATAGAGCTCCTCTATTGTAAGGATAAAACACCCCAACAAGCGCCatcaagaatataaaaattgtCCTGTACAAGATACAATATACAAATAATGCAAATGTTTCTTGTATTAGATCTTAATTTAGCAAAACAATAGATTTCAGAGGACACTGACAGTGTAAAGAGCTGAGCTCCACAACCAAGTGCTGCAGCAAACAATGACTTGTGTTTCGGGACCCTAAAGACATCACCGTGTATGTACTTCCATCCCGTCTCCTCTTGATCATTAACTGCTTCTTCATCATGTGCATACCTTTTGCATACATGGCCAATTCAAAGAGTTACTTCTCGAGAAAACCAAATATAGTCAGACCTCTCTATACCAGTCATATTTCACTATAACGGACAAGTTTTCTTTGCAACCGATGTTTTACTATATGTTATATGTAACAACATTTTGTTGTAGCAGCCAAAAAGTATCAAGACAAACGATGCCTCATATAGGAGGGATAAGCCACTTACTTGATAAAATCATTCTTAAGAACTCGCATAAGAATCGTGGCAAGGAAACCGGTTAAAAGGAGGACAGTGACACAAGAATTAACGATTGAGAACCAGTGGATCTCCAAGATATGCGGTAGAGAAGTCTGCATGAACTTATCCATCCGATTCTCAAACAGAATATCCGTTCCTTTCCATTTCGCGGCGTATGTAAACTCAGCATCGACTTCCCTATCCTCTGTCACATCCAAAACAGAATGTGGATCCATTCGTGCAGTGATCTCAATAACACGATCCATGTTATAGTGGATATCAAAATGTATGTGTTTATATAGAAAGTACTTGTAATATTTTGTATCCTCTGTCTCTTCCCTATTCTCAACTCTTCCGATAAGGCCCCATAAGGGCAATTCATCGTAGTACATCTCGAAATAATAGTCTTTATCAACTGCTCTTCGAAACTGTGCTACTTCCTCCTTTGTTAGCTTCTTTCGACAAAGAATTTCCGAGTCTTTATCTACCAAGAAATCAAGTTCATAAGGACCACTCACGAGTCGATCCTCGTTTAAGACTTCACCTAGATCTTCCTTCTTTTCATCCAATTTCACATAATCTGCATATAAACTCGAGTAACATAAGATTTCAAGTGTtccaacatatatacatctttCAAAATTTGCGATATGAATCACAACTATAGTCTAACCTCATAGGCGGACACAGGATTTGAAATTTATCAGTTTCTTACAACAAACATTAAGTTAATACAAAATCATAACTAAAttcattatcaaatatttatagatatttCATATACGGGGTTTGACAAAAGCTATTTAATTCACATGCCCCATTCATGAGAGAAGAGTTGTAGAATGAACCTGGTATGCAAAATGGCAGGTCATAATATCTGTAGGATTCACTGTAAAACAAGAAAACAAGAATGACAttggaaaatgataaataaataaaagaaaaattacataTTCATAATTTACAAAGAGCATTTTCAATACTCAATTGTTTCATATCTAACATTTGGCCATAAAATTTCGGAATTCATCTTCAAGAATttgaaaaacaacaaaaaaatgttCACTTTTTTCAATCCAAATTACTCACAAAAAGTCAAAAACAACTCCAATCCATACTCACGACCAAACACAACTTCGAAAACAAAAACTACTTTTTgttcaaatttcaaaatgaaACATGGTCAAATGCCCACAACGCTATCATTGAAATTTTACTTATTGTGACCTAAAGCAACTTTAGAACACCTTAACAACTACAATAGAATTTTCCTTTATAACAAGGGAATTCAACagtttatatataatatataatacttCATCCGTTCCAATTTACATGACACTGTTTGAATTTCGTTATAAACTAGGACTAAGGGAGtaacaaatataaataaataatttacagTATAATTTTTCAATAAAGCAAATTCAATTAAAccccttctttctttcttacgagctccaccactaaaaatgaaaaaaaatgtaCCTGGGATTGTGAAAAGGCCCAATCTTATTAGCAAAAAGAGGGACATGATCTCCTTGTTTATAGCAATGATCATCAAAAGCATTGTAAtcttggaaaataaaaatatgagaaataatTAAAAGGATTAGCATGCAAATGGAAAAAACAACATGCACTTTCTTCATCAaggaatttaattaattaaccaaTCAAGATGAAGGTTAACTTAATTAATTCTTCATAAATACAAAGAAGAAGTTAAGTGAAGAAgaagatttattttattttattttatttttggtaaaaaaaaaatgaagacgATTATTGAACGTGCGCATGATGGTTTATTAGTTTGTGATTTGTCTTATATATCCTTAGTTAATCTATTGATTCATACAAGTTCTCAATGTTATCTTTCATCTCAGATTTAACctaaaacaattaaaaagaTTCAAATAAGCCCCTCGAACTAACGGACATACATACGGGTTGGTTTTTTGTAAAAGATGTTTGCAACAAAAAAGATTGGAAGTATTAATTGAAACTGTctcttaatatttttattaagtaCACGAAGATTTTAGAAATAGTCAattaaaaacaagaaaaaaattatttaaaattcaaaaaaaaaactaaaatatcttaacaaactaaacaaaatttaataaaaatttaaaatttaaatccatCCTACCACTAGTAACTTATTATGATAAAACGTTAATGTAGTAATTAAAACAAATTTCAATGTAATATTCTCAGTATGAATATTCTCTCGATATTTCAATGAGAATATGTTTCTCACCATATGTTTTTCCAGTGAGCTAATTCTATATAAATAGGGTGTAACattaatcatattttatgaTACAAATTTTTCATTAATTCACGATTGAAAAAGCCTTTGTTTTTACTAGTGTTGGaattttttagttatttatttaaGGATACATTTGAAACTTTTCAATTAATTGGGCAATGCTTCAAATTACTACAATATTTGTTGAGTATATAGTCTccatcatgattccaaatgtggTGAATAAGTTTGTTATTTACATTCACCAATAATAAAAGGAAGTATTATCACTATTATTTAAGTTATAAGAagtatatattctttttttacTCTAATATTATGACTTACTAGTGGTCCAATGCTTTTATTATTATCTATGTTTTTTTCTGTTAGAAGTGGCAATATTTTTGGCCTTTATGTTGTAACCGTTCACCAAATTGGGTGGAAATGAGTAATTACAAAAAGAATAAATGAATCAAAAATTGATATAATGTGTCCCATTGAAAATTGTGATAGGATGAATAAAATTTCCATTATATGACGGAAATTCAAATTAGTTCGAAGTACGAAACAAGCATCAAACACCAGTTTATGAGTAGGTATTGATTAAGCACGGAGTttatgaatttaaaaaattgaatcatgttgtcttaAACAAGCCATAAAAAATTATACGACTATAAATCATCACAATAAGGGTAAAACGAAAAATTCAAAGTTAAATATTtaccaaatatataaaattaaaaattaaaaaaaaagtgtcaTTCCTGTAATCCTTTATGTACCGACATAAATTGAAACACAGTAAATACTAACTTTGCCATCACAAATTAAACTATACTCActctgcaaaaaaaaaaagcatgaCAATAAGGACGGGCTATACGCAGCCTTATCCtgcatttttgaaaaaaacaatTTTCAAAGCTCGAACtcgtgacctcctgatcacatgtcaatatataatataacttAAATTCAAGTGTAGTATTACTCTACCATCTAAACTTGTCTGCTTTTTCCTTTTGATTACGTTAGAGACTAGATTTCTGATATCTGGAGAGCTTGAATCAACAAAATATGTACAATACCTATCCCATattcaacataataaaaagttCAGCAACCATATAATACAAAGTTTTGCGCTAGTGAACTTGGAAAATACGCTACGAAATTTACTCATTTTTACTAATAATAAGTACAGATTATCTAGCAGTAGCAGCACCTTCTTTAAACAGTATATTTGGTCGAAGCCAGGCCTGCTTGCCACCAACCTCACCATCCTTAGTACGACGATCACTGGACGTCTGGTGAtccttcttcagcttcccattaATGCATTTTCCTACAGATATACCGAGCTTTGCTGCTGTAAATAGGCTAAACACAATAGAAAGTGGTCGAATACACCAGTGAAAATCCTCGAGGTGCTGATACTTTTTTATAATGCCCGGACATGTATCAAACGATACTTGGATCACCTCATCTGGATCAGCCAAGAAAGTATTAGGTTTGTCACCAAATACCATCCTTCCTGGAAAATGAACAACGAGACAACCGTTTGGAAGTATCTGTGATATTCTCCCAGTAGCCCATCCTCCTCCCCATTTCTTAGGCCATTCAAACCGGGGAGTTTCAACATTTGATTTCAATTGCACGAACTGTCCCAGAAAATATGGGTCAACTTTTTCGACATCAGAAGAATGTCCTGTCCATAATGTTTCTAAGCCTAAAATACCAACGGTGATGCTTCCATCACGCTGCACAGAATGTAAGATACCCACGGAGAACTGATTCTTATTTTCATTGACCAAGCGCACCCAATCCCCAGCTGCCAGACCACATGTAACCCTCTCTATGGTTGATGCATTTACCCTAAGAGGGCTCCGTAAATTGGGGACTCGTACCAGAACAAATCCGTCTCGATCAGTATCTTTCTCCAGACCAACAACACTTCCTTCCACCACAGCCAAATCTTGAGACTTTTCGGAGTTGAACATTTTTCTGGAGCGAATAGTATCTCCCACTTCAAGAAGATCTTTTGAAAGGTACCATGTGGTAAAGCCACGGGTTTTGCTTTTGTCAGACagagttcctcctatgtcactCCACTCTCCTTCACTATAAACAGCATTCTTCGAGCTGCCAAACGTGCAATTAAAATTTATGGGAATTTTTCCGCACAGAAAAGACATATTCATCAATTTTTCCAACAAAGCAACATAAAAATATCTAGCACCAATCTCCTGGTTCATAAGTGATCTTTGTAGGCCGTCTATTCACATTATGAGAAGAATTCACAAGTTAATAAAAGATCGCAAGTCAGGATATTACCAGTGTTGTCAATGGCGAGATTAAGcctgaagcgaggctcaaaactAATTGAGCACTTCGCCTCGCTTAATGTCGCTTCAGTGTCGTTGTCAAGGTACTAAGGCATACTTCTGAAGAGCTGAAGAGGCGAAGAggtgacactaaacaattgatatttcactttatcattaaaaaggaaaacaaaatctttgttcatatatttgtcattcacgcttataattattagtcttcgtctaaacatatatatttttgtattttctcCTCCCTTCGCacgtttttttaattaaaactcactctttattttttcttttgataacaCTAGATATTACATGTGACTA
This window encodes:
- the LOC129884432 gene encoding transmembrane 9 superfamily member 2-like, whose product is MLLMIIAINKEIMSLFLLIRLGLFTIPDYVKLDEKKEDLGEVLNEDRLVSGPYELDFLVDKDSEILCRKKLTKEEVAQFRRAVDKDYYFEMYYDELPLWGLIGRVENREETEDTKYYKYFLYKHIHFDIHYNMDRVIEITARMDPHSVLDVTEDREVDAEFTYAAKWKGTDILFENRMDKFMQTSLPHILEIHWFSIVNSCVTVLLLTGFLATILMRVLKNDFIKYAHDEEAVNDQEETGWKYIHGDVFRVPKHKSLFAAALGCGAQLFTLTIFIFLMALVGVFYPYNRGALFTALLVIYALTSGVAGYTSTSFYCQLEGTNWVKNLVWTGCLFCGPLVLTFCFLNSVAVSYSSTVALPSGTIVLIVLMWILVTSPLLVLGGIAGKNSRTGFHSPCRTTKYPREIPVLPWYRSTIPQMAMTGFLPFSAIYIELYYIFESVWGQKIYTIYSMLFIVFILLLIVTAFVTVASTYFQLAAEDHKWWWRSFLCGGSTGIFIYTYCLYYYARSGVSEFMQTSFFFGYMACICYGFFLMLGTIGFRASLLFVRHIYRSIRCE
- the LOC129887916 gene encoding E3 ubiquitin-protein ligase KEG, which encodes MAKDIKGSPLAASFDYELYEGDPDHLRTVVAAPAPAGPYIDPASIKLKQRIGRGYFGDVWSATHHQSATDYDENHEVAIKRLHPINEDQVKAFLSKFEELWVNLKSKQFQGVCWLHGISVISGKICIVMRSYEGSVGDKMTRLKRGKLQLPDVLRYGIELAKVIQELHSMNVLVLNLKPTNFLLNEHDEVFLGDFGIPYLLLGVQPSDSDLALRRGTPNYMAPEQWEPEVRGPITCETDSWGFGCSIIEMLTGVQPWFGKSVQDIYRSVVINQEKPQLPGGLPTAIEDVLNGCFEFDFRNRPLMVDILQAFESSKNAVYSEGEWSDIGGTLSDKSKTRGFTTWYLSKDLLEVGDTIRSRKMFNSEKSQDLAVVEGSVVGLEKDTDRDGFVLVRVPNLRSPLRVNASTIERVTCGLAAGDWVRLVNENKNQFSVGILHSVQRDGSITVGILGLETLWTGHSSDVEKVDPYFLGQFVQLKSNVETPRFEWPKKWGGGWATGRISQILPNGCLVVHFPGRMVFGDKPNTFLADPDEVIQVSFDTCPGIIKKYQHLEDFHWCIRPLSIVFSLFTAAKLGISVGKCINGKLKKDHQTSSDRRTKDGEVGGKQAWLRPNILFKEGAATAR